Proteins encoded together in one Pseudorca crassidens isolate mPseCra1 chromosome 17, mPseCra1.hap1, whole genome shotgun sequence window:
- the CEBPD gene encoding CCAAT/enhancer-binding protein delta, with amino-acid sequence MSAALFSLDGPARGAPWTAEPAAFYEPGRAGKLGRGAEPAAPAMYDDESAIDFSAYIDSMAAVPTLELCHDELFADLFNSNHKAGALELLPGGPARPAGPGPAPRPLKREPDWGDGDAPGSLLPAQVAACAQTVVSLAAAAQPTPPASPEPPRRSPAPPAPGAARDKAAGKRGPDRGSPEYRQRRERNNIAVRKSRDKAKRRNQEMQQKLVELSAENEKLQQRVEQLTRDLAGLRRFFKQLPGAPFLPGAGAADAR; translated from the coding sequence ATGAGCGCCGCGCTCTTCAGCCTGGACGGCCCGGCGCGCGGCGCGCCCTGGACTGCGGAGCCCGCCGCCTTCTACGAGCCCGGCCGCGCGGGGAAGCTGGGTCGCGGAGCCGAGCCGGCCGCGCCCGCCATGTACGACGACGAGAGCGCTATCGACTTCAGCGCCTACATCGACTCCATGGCCGCCGTGCCCACCCTGGAGCTGTGCCACGATGAGCTCTTCGCCGACCTCTTCAACAGCAACCACAAGGCGGGCGCCCTGGAGCTGCTGCCCGGGGGCCCCGCGCGCCCCGCGGGCCCCGGCCCCGCGCCGCGACCGCTCAAGCGCGAGCCCGACTGGGGCGACGGCGACGCGCCCGGCTCGCTGCTGCCCGCGCAGGTGGCCGCGTGCGCGCAGACAGTGGTGAGCCTGGCGGCCGCCGCGCAGCCCACTCCGCCCGCGTCGCCCGAGCCGCCGCGCCGCAGCCCCGCGCCCCCAGCTCCCGGGGCGGCGCGCGACAAGGCAGCGGGCAAGCGGGGCCCGGACCGCGGCAGCCCCGAGTACCGGCAGCGGCGGGAGCGCAACAACATCGCCGTGCGCAAGAGCCGCGACAAGGCTAAGCGGCGCAACCAGGAGATGCAGCAGAAGCTGGTGGAGCTTTCGGCCGAGAACGAGAAGCTACAGCAGCGCGTGGAGCAGCTCACGCGGGACCTGGCCGGCCTGCGGCGCTTCTTCAAGCAGCTGCCCGGCGCGCCCTTTTTGCCCGGCGCGGGGGCGGCGGACGCGCGGTGA